The following are from one region of the Corythoichthys intestinalis isolate RoL2023-P3 chromosome 17, ASM3026506v1, whole genome shotgun sequence genome:
- the purg gene encoding purine-rich element-binding protein gamma — MLADGCCRGMERVRGKIASELPRATYPQQYVQTGGPQQQQQQGSDIQELASKRVDIQKKRFYLDVKQSVRGRFLKIAEVWIGRGRHDNIRKSKLTLSMSMAPALRYCLGDFIDYYARIGLRGGLAPPPQLDELGGNEHQGRRRAQEPASSPTGSAASDDHAHRVLKSEFIERDNRKYFLDLKENQRGRFLRIRQTVSKGHGTMGYYGQGIEQTIVLPAQGLIEFRDALSQLIEDYGDDDCDERGRAVSRNHDDSPELPEAASFRVDNKRFYFDVGSNRYGVFLKISEVRQPYRNTITVPLKAWARFGENFIRYEEEMRRIFTCHKEKSTDARQDSEEQED, encoded by the coding sequence ATGCTGGCCGATGGATGTTGCAGAGGAATGGAGAGAGTCAGGGGTAAAATTGCGTCAGAATTGCCGAGAGCCACATATCCTCAGCAATATGTGCAGACTGGAGGaccccagcagcagcagcagcagggcAGCGACATCCAGGAGCTCGCCTCCAAGCGCGTCGACATCCAAAAGAAACGCTTCTACCTGGACGTGAAGCAGAGCGTGCGGGGACGCTTCTTGAAAATAGCCGAGGTGTGGATCGGCAGAGGCCGCCACGACAACATCCGGAAAAGCAAGCTGACTCTGTCCATGTCGATGGCCCCCGCGCTTCGCTACTGTCTAGGGGACTTCATAGACTATTACGCCCGGATCGGACTGCGGGGGGGCCTCGCGCCTCCGCCGCAGCTCGACGAGCTCGGCGGCAACGAGCACCAGGGCCGCAGGAGAGCGCAGGAGCCGGCGTCGTCTCCCACCGGCTCGGCGGCGTCGGATGACCATGCGCACCGCGTCCTCAAGAGCGAATTCATCGAGAGGGACAACAGAAAGTACTTTCTGGACCTGAAGGAGAACCAGAGAGGGAGATTTCTGCGCATACGACAGACTGTAAGCAAAGGCCACGGAACGATGGGCTATTACGGCCAAGGGATCGAGCAGACCATCGTGCTGCCCGCGCAGGGGCTCAtcgagttcagggacgcgctctCGCAGCTGATCGAGGACTACGGCGACGACGATTGCGACGAGCGCGGCCGAGCCGTGTCCAGGAACCACGACGACAGCCCGGAGCTTCCAGAGGCCGCGTCCTTTCGCGTGGACAACAAGCGCTTTTATTTTGACGTCGGTTCCAACCGCTATGGCGTCTTTTTAAAGATCAGCGAAGTGCGCCAGCCGTACAGAAACACCATCACCGTCCCTTTAAAAGCCTGGGCCAGATTCGGGGAGAATTTCATCAGGTACGAGGAGGAGATGCGCCGAATTTTTACTTGTCACAAAGAGAAGAGCACAGACGCTCGGCAGGACAGCGAGGAGCAGGAGGACTGA